The following are encoded in a window of Phaseolus vulgaris cultivar G19833 chromosome 3, P. vulgaris v2.0, whole genome shotgun sequence genomic DNA:
- the LOC137806313 gene encoding uncharacterized protein — protein MSKTNVRRHALEKCRTVKETQKTVNHNFFTRNLKKVYPIGLHKSTSSSSLSLSSISLSLSQNSNDSSQADSLTPLDDKISLALRFISPRHAREPSTASKPLHHHQPPTSPPTEPGEFKRCNWITKNSDNAYIEFHDECWGIPAYDDNKLFELLAMSGLLMDYNWTEILKRKETLREVFAGFDANTVAKMEEKEIVEIASNKALSLADSRVMCIVDNAKCITKIVKECGSFSSYIWGYVNHKPIINRYKYPRNVPLRSPKAEILSKDLVKRGFRFVGPVIVHSFMQAAGLTIDHLVDCYRHSECVSLAERPWRHI, from the exons ATGTCTAAAACCAATGTTCGAAGACATGCTCTCGAGAAGTGCAGGACTGTGAAAGAGACGCAGAAAACAGTGAACCACAACTTCTTCACCAGAAACCTCAAGAAAGTCTACCCCATTGGCCTTCACAAAagcacttcttcttcttctctgtcTCTCTCTTCCATATCCTTGTCTCTGTCACAAAACTCAAACGACTCTTCTCAGGCTGATTCTTTGACTCCTCTCGATGACAAGATTTCTCTGGCTCTGCGTTTCATTTCACCTCGTCATGCAAGAGAACCTTCAACAGCTTCTAAGCCTCTTCACCACCACCAACCACCAACTTCACCACCCACTGAGCCCGGGGAGTTCAAACGATGTAACTGGATCACCAAGAACAGTG ATAATGCTTACATAGAATTTCATGATGAGTGCTGGGGAATTCCAGCCTATGATGACAA CAAATTGTTTGAGCTGCTTGCAATGTCTGGATTGCTCATGGACTACAATTGGACAGAAATTCTGAAAAGAAAGGAAACTCTTAG AGAAGTTTTTGCTGGATTTGATGCTAACACTGTTGCCAAAATGGAGGAAAAGGAAATAGTTGAAATTGCATCAAACAAAGCACTTTCTTTAGCTGATAGCAGAGTCATGTGCATTGTAGACAATGCCAAATGCATAACAAAG ATTGTTAAAGAATGTGGATCATTCAGTAGTTACATATGGGGTTATGTAAATCATAAACCAATAATTAACAGATACAAATACCCAAGAAATGTTCCATTGAGGAGTCCAAAAGCAGAGATCCTTAGCAAGGACTTGGTGAAACGTGGATTTCGGTTTGTGGGTCCTGTGATTGTGCACTCTTTCATGCAAGCTGCAGGATTGACCATTGATCATCTTGTGGATTGTTACAGACACAGTGAGTGTGTGAGCCTAGCAGAAAGACCTTGGAGGCATATCTAA